The following proteins are co-located in the Paraburkholderia phytofirmans PsJN genome:
- a CDS encoding type VI secretion system protein TssA yields the protein MSSSKRQATAKVAAVKAVTPLPHDWMSPVDAAAPCGADLEYDPEFVVLSAQMAVKVDAQYGDFVGIPEPVNWSEVERDCRRLMMRSKDMRLAVWFTRCRTRLAAGAGLAEGLGLLAAWLAAFPGALHPQPGVDDDQEAALEIRMNALQALTDSDGLLSDLREIALTRSTATRLQMRDVERAFAHPRPSDALAPESVTRQLEDLRIQQPDMLRGFDDALASLESIDVWCKAHLGVYLPDLAALTRLLRRVVGDRSRVTVAPVDGLTEVMPSDDAGAAASSNEETRVEHDDISPPAGCAAPVSLGVSVAAAGREGALERIREARYWFEQHEPSSPIPVLLKRAERFVGKRYVDVVKAIPTELLEQWDSEE from the coding sequence ATGAGTAGCAGCAAGAGACAAGCGACGGCGAAGGTGGCGGCGGTCAAGGCCGTCACACCCCTGCCTCACGACTGGATGTCACCGGTCGATGCCGCCGCCCCGTGCGGGGCCGACCTCGAATACGACCCGGAATTCGTCGTGCTGTCCGCGCAGATGGCGGTGAAAGTGGACGCACAGTACGGCGACTTCGTGGGCATACCGGAACCCGTGAACTGGAGCGAGGTCGAGCGCGATTGCCGACGCCTGATGATGCGCAGCAAGGACATGCGTCTCGCGGTGTGGTTCACGCGTTGCCGCACGAGGCTCGCGGCAGGGGCGGGACTGGCGGAAGGGCTGGGGCTGTTGGCCGCATGGCTCGCCGCGTTTCCCGGTGCGCTCCATCCCCAGCCCGGTGTCGACGACGATCAGGAAGCGGCGCTCGAAATCCGCATGAACGCTTTGCAGGCGTTGACAGATTCGGATGGATTGCTCTCTGACCTGCGGGAGATCGCGTTGACGCGTTCGACCGCCACGCGGCTTCAGATGCGCGATGTCGAGCGCGCGTTTGCACATCCGCGGCCGAGCGATGCGCTCGCGCCCGAGTCCGTTACGCGGCAACTTGAGGATCTGCGCATCCAGCAACCGGACATGCTTCGGGGCTTCGATGACGCGCTCGCGAGCCTGGAGTCCATCGACGTTTGGTGCAAGGCGCATCTGGGCGTCTACTTGCCGGACCTCGCTGCTCTCACGCGGCTGTTGCGGCGCGTAGTGGGAGATCGCTCGCGCGTGACGGTGGCGCCGGTTGACGGATTGACGGAGGTGATGCCGTCCGACGATGCCGGTGCGGCGGCATCGTCGAACGAGGAGACGCGCGTCGAGCATGACGACATTTCGCCACCGGCCGGTTGCGCTGCGCCGGTTAGCCTCGGCGTCAGCGTGGCAGCGGCGGGTCGTGAGGGCGCTTTGGAGCGTATTCGGGAAGCTCGATACTGGTTCGAGCAACACGAACCGAGCAGCCCAATCCCCGTGTTGCTGAAGCGCGCGGAACGGTTTGTGGGGAAACGGTATGTGGATGTCGTCAAGGCCATTCCCACGGAGTTGCTTGAACAATGGGATAGCGAAGAGTAG